The window CAGGACTGTATTCCAAAGCCGAAAATAGTTTTTTGCCATTATTGATAACTTGTACGTTATCAAAATCTATTAAATAGGCTTTACCTGCGTAATTAAAAATAAAATGTTCAGGTTTGAGGTTACCATGTACGTATTGTTTGTTTTCATGGAGTTGTGCAATAGCTGTGGCAATGTGATAGCATACAGTTAATCTTGCTTTGAAACTACTAGCACGATTGCGGTCAAATTTTTGATATTGAGAGATATCAGAAGGGTTTATTTTTTGAGTAGAGAAGTTGGGTTCGCTTAAATGTGCTACGGAGTAGCCCTTTGTATAAGGCATTAGAATGCCATTGACATTGTGTTGTAGGTCATACACTAAATCTTGCATCCATACTAAACAAGGGGACTTTATTTGCAGAACAGGATTATTTTGGCAAAGGTATTTGAGTTTTTCAATTTTTTCTTGTGTAATTTGATGAGCATGATAGAGTTTTACACAAAATTGTGTGTAACTTTTGGGACTTTGAATGCGATAAATTTCTGCTTGATTGTCTTGATATATAGGGGTATTATACAAAGTTAATTCAATTAAAGTTTTTTCTTTACACACTAAAACTTTCATAGTACAAAGATAAAAAGTTTTGATTATACAAGGATACTCAAAAGGTTGAAAATTTACTCCTCCTTCAAAAAACAATCTGTTTCTTGTAAAAAAATTAGAGCCACTATGGAACGTTAAAAGTTTTTTATTAAATTTGAAGTATCTTTTACATTCTGGAATTCATTACTTCACTGATGAAAACAGTTTTTTATCGCATACTAACATGTTTTTTGGCGCTTCGTTTTACCACTGCTTATGGACAACTAACGTGGCAAAAAATAGATAGTATTGCATATAAAATATATGTAGAAGACTTCCCCGATAGTGCAATTCTCTTGTATAAAAAACATTTACCTGCTATCAAAGCAGAATATTCAGAAAGTAGCTTGCCTTACCTGACTTTTATATCCCACCTAGGGTATGCATACAATATAAAACAACGCTATACTCTTTGTGATAGTTTATATCAATACAGTATTCAAAAATTAAAAGCTGCTAACTTGGCGCAGACAGACATTTTTTGTGAAACTGTAAATAATTATTTTACAAGTTTGTTTGAGCAAGGTAAGTATTTAGCCGCAGAGGGTGTGTACAAAAAGTATCTTCCTAACCCCGATAGCGTACGTTCATTATCTCAACGTTCTACTTTGTTCAACAATCTAGCTTGTTTGTATGATGGGTTAGGCAAGAGTGATGAGGCAATAGCCCTTTTTCAAAAATCATTGTTAATACTGGAGGAGCAGAACATGAGTGAAAGTGAGCAGTTCGCTTCTACTATAAACAATATGGCTTTATGCTATAAAAGAATGGGAAACTATCCAATGGCAGAAAAATTGTATGAAAAAGCAAAGGAAATTAGGTATGAGGTCATAGGTGAAGCAGATACAAGGTATGCTAATACGTGTAACAATATAGCTGCACTTTACAGTGCCCAAGGTAAAATTCAGGAAGCTATACTAATGTACCAAAAGGTTGAAAAATTACACCTTGATAATGGCAGAAAATTTACTAAAGAATATGCTTTCGTATGTAACAATCTTGGCGCTATGTATGCCCGAACAAAGAACTACAAACTAGCTGAATACTATTACACTACTTCAAAAAACATCAGAGAAAAGATACTTGGAAAAAACAGCCAAGATTATGCCCAAAGTTGTTCTAACCTAGCTTCGTTGTATATTCTTACAAAAAAATTAGACAGTGCTAAAAAAGAGCTCAAAAACGCAATAGAAATAATACAAAAAAATGAAGGTAAATCAGGACCGCAACATATCAAATATCTCCATAACCAAGCTGAAATCTACTTTGCGGAAAAAAATTTTTCCAGTGCTGAAAGCTTATTAGTTGATATCATTGCCAATGCAAAAAAGCTATTTCCCGACAATCATCCGCAAATGAGTGCATTCAAAAAAAGTCTCGCTAAAGCATATAAAAATCAAAATAAAGTTGATTTAGCGGATAAATTATATTTGGAAATAATAGATGCCAAAATAGCAGAAATCAAACAAAATTTTTCAAACTTATCTCAAAGTGATAAGGAAAGCTATATTCAAAGAAACTTAAATGATTATCTTTCTGAATTTTATCTTCACGTAGCACTTCGCCATAGTCATAACCCACAGCTTGCACAAAAAGCATTTGATGTAGCTAATCTTACCAAAGGAATGGTTATCAATAGCTCTAACAAAGTTAGAAAAGCTTTGCTCAATAGCAATGATACCAGCCTTACTCAAACATTTCTTAAATGGCAAAACCTACAAAAAGAAATTGTGAAAATAACTTCAATGACATTAAATGAGCAAAAAAAACGAAAAGTTAATTTAGATAGCTTAGTGCTTCTCTCTAATCAGTACGAAAAGAAACTTTCATATGCCGCTGATTTCAAAAGCATAAAAGAGAACGATAATGTATCTTATGCAGATATTCAAGCTAAGTTAAGTGCTAAGCAAGCGGCAATTGAGATTATACGCGTACAAGATGAACAAGAAGTACTATATCTTATTCTGATTTTGAAAAAAAATTGTCCCACTCCTGATGTGGTTGTTATTCCTGGCGGTCAGCGTTTAGAAACAGAGCACCTAGTCAATTACAAGCGAAGTATAAGACACAAAATTCATGACCCGCACAGCTACAATGTTTTCTGGAAGCCCATTCAAGAAAGATTACAAGGTATCAAAAAAGTTTATATTTCTAACGACGGAGTGTATCATCTTATTAACTTAAATACCCTACAAAATCCTGTTACTAAAGCGTATGTTATGGATGAAATAGAAATTACGTATTTAACTAACACAAAAAATCTGGTTCTTAACGTGGTGCACTCAAATCAAAAAGATACGAAAAAAACAACTTACCTTGTTGGGAACCCTACTTTTGAAATCAATAGCACAATTTCCGTTAAGCCAGATAGCTTGAGAACTTTTGATAATCTATATCCTTTACCTGGATCGGAGCAGGAAGTGCTAAGTATAGCAAAAATAATTCCAAATAGCACCGTTATTATTGGGGCGCAGGCTACAGAAAGCAAAATAAAAGAAATTGTTAAAGATGCCCATATTTTACATGTTGCTACACATGGATATTTTGAAATGCAAAAAAACGACAATCCAATGTTTAGCATGCTCAATGCGGGTATTTTATTAGCAGGGGTTGTGGATTATGGCAAGAGAACGGACTTAAATATAAGTACAGAAGAGGATGGAAAACTAACTGCTTTTGAAATTATGAACATGGAATTAAACCACGTTGAGCTATTTACGCTATCTGCTTGTGAAACAGGAGTGAGTATATTTAACGAGAACGGAATTTATGGCTTACAAAGAGCCTTAAAAATTGCGGGTGCGGCAAGTATTATTACAAGTTTGTGGAAAGTAGATGACCAAGCCACACAGTTACTCATGTTCAAATTTTATATGAATTGGCAGCAAAAAAAGATGAATAAGTCCTCTGCCTTCATAAAAGCGCAGTATGAGGTACGCAAACAATATCCCGAACCTTATTACTGGGGTCCTTTTGTTATGATACAGTAATTAGGTCTAAAAAGTAATTTTTTGGGCGTGCCCCTTGCTGGCGCAAGGGTCGGGGCATTCCGCACTGCGCTTTCGCTTCGGTGCTTCGCTAACGCTGCGCACTGCCTAACGGCATGCTCCATGCCCCTCACGCAAATGACCTGTGCAATCATGTCTTTACCTTGTTTAAGCTTGAAGTACAAGTACTTACAAGCTAAAACTTTGCATAACACACAGGGAAACGATTTTTTCAGAGATTCCTTGCGTGAGGCATGCGGAGGGTGGGCGTTAGCCCAGTGCGGAGCGCAGCGTAGCACCGAAGCGTCAGCGTAGCCCGTAGCACGCCGACCTTGTGGGCAAAAGCCCACAAGGGCACGCCCAAAAAACTAAAAATCTATCGTATAACTTAACACAGGAAAAAATCCTAATTGATATTCGTATACAATCCGGTCTGTGGTTACATCATAACTTTGTGTGAGAATATTCTGAAAATTAAAGACATTCGCCGCATCAAAAGAAACTTTGTGTGTAACCTTAGTCGTATTCTTTTGTACACTCAAACGTATATCTACACGCCTGTACATAGGAAATTGCAAAGTATAAGCAAGCTCATCAATATACACAGCTTCCCGTTTTAGACGAGATTTTTCTATGTCAATGGGAGAATAACGCATACCGCCCGCCACAGAAACCCGCCCACTTATCCCAAGTATAGTAGTTTTCTTTTTGCCCACTTTCCACTCTTTACCTGCCAAAACATTACTGATGTAGGTGCCATCAAAAGCCGTATGCCGCCATACTTTATCACTACCTTGATACTCTGAACGATACACGCTTAACGTACCTAACAAATAGTAACCCTTGTAAAAGAAACGTTCATAAGTGAATTCTATGCCATAGTTTCGCCCAATTCCCGTATTCACTAATCCCGTAGGCGGAGCTACTAATCTAAAATTTGCCCCTAAATTAAGTAATGAATAAGAGGAACTGGTATCCGTTACAGGAATGCGTGAAAGTGCTTGGTAATACGTTTCAATTCGTAAGCGAGAAGCAATGTTAATCTTCCATTCATAACCTGCTACAACATGATGACTGCGAGACATTTTTAAGTTTTTTTGGACATACTCTCCTGCGTCATTTGTTTGAAAATAAACATAAATAGGCTGAATTTGGTGGTGTAGTCCATATCCTACGCGTATGCTATGCTTAGGCTTGAACTGCCATTGCGCACTGGCACGAGGTTCTATTACATTTTCTTTTGAAAATACAAAAAACTGTTGATGTATTCCAATGCTTGTAGTTATCTGCTCTGTTAAACGGCTTTTGAGCATTATGTAGCTCTGCTGCATGCCTGTAACACCTTGAAAGTTGGTTTCAGTAACAAATCGGTTGCGCGTACCGCCGTAGTAAGTACTATCTACTAAGTGTAATCGCCAAATTGTGGTCATTATGCCCACACGAATATTGTGCTTAGCACTAATTTTATGATGAACAAAAGCATGTACATCTTGTTTGACCTGCCAAAAATTGTTACGGTAGTTGGGAGAAGCCTTTTTGTCAACAGGATTGATAGTATCATGACGGCTGTACATATCACTGCCTGAAATTGCGGCAATACATTTGAGATACGTTTTTTCGTTAATGTGCTGCAAACGGGATAGACCTAAAACACCCATTTTGGAACCAAAATACCTATCTCTACCTGTGCTACCAAAAGTCCAATCATTAGTGTCGCGTTTGCTTTCTAGTATAGTAATATCGCTCTTTCCTGCAAGATTAAATACTGTCCAAACACCTTTTTTAGTGGGCATATTAAGCTTAAAAGTAATATCCTGATAGTATGGTGTTCCTGATACACCAAAAGGGATACCTAATTTCTCTAATATCTGTACTGTGGAATAACGATAGTTGACCAAAAAAGAGGATTTTTTTCCTTTTTTGAAAGGACCTTCAGCAAGTAATTCTGTACCTAACACGCCAATAAGTCCTGAAAATTCATATTTTTCATTGTTCCCATTGCGCATACGTACATCAAAAGCAGCGGCAATGGCATTACCATAGTCTGCCGTAAAAGCACCTGTCATAAAATCGGAATTAGCTAAAACACGATTGTTAAGCATTGAAACGGAACCGCCTGTGGTTCCAAATAAAGCAAAATGGTTAGGGTTAGGAATGTCAATGCCTTCATAGCGCCATAGCACGCCCAATGGACTATTTCCTCTGATAATAAGGTCATTACGAGAGTCATCACCGCCCCGCGCACCTGCAAAATTACTTGCCATACGAGCTGGGTCATCTCTGGTACCTGCGTAACGACTAGTTTCATCTATACTAAATGTACGCGTACTAATTAAAGCCATTTCATTATTTACTTGGTCTTTACTATTTCCCTCTACAATTACTTCGCTAGTTTGAGTAATCTGCTCTTCTAATTCTATGGTAAGCACGGTTTCTTTGGCTGAAGTCAATACAATTCCTTTTAATACTGCGGGATAATAGCCCGTTAACTTTACTATTACATCTACACGCCCTATGGGAATTTGTGTAAGTCTGAACGTACCTTCTGTTTCTGTGGTAGTATGGGCTATGATAGTAGTATCATTATTTTTGGTACATATTACGATAGCACCAGGCAAAGTAGTTTGTGTTTCTTTGTCTAATACCGTTCCCCTTATAGTTTGGGTTAAAGTTTGTCCAAAAGTGTGCACAGCAAGTCCGATCAGCAGGATAAAAACGAATGGCTTCATAAATTTTAAGGTTTAAGTTGATATTTTTGCTTATATTTTTGGTATAACTCAGTTTGAATGCTGGTCAGTTGAATTTCTTTACCTTGCACAAAAGCTTTGTAGAGAGTAGAACTTTTCATGTCAAATACATCGCCTTCGGTCATGATTAAGGTAGCTTCTTTACCTACTTCTAAACTACCCACTCTATCGGCTATACCTA is drawn from Bacteroidia bacterium and contains these coding sequences:
- a CDS encoding CHAT domain-containing protein, which codes for MKTVFYRILTCFLALRFTTAYGQLTWQKIDSIAYKIYVEDFPDSAILLYKKHLPAIKAEYSESSLPYLTFISHLGYAYNIKQRYTLCDSLYQYSIQKLKAANLAQTDIFCETVNNYFTSLFEQGKYLAAEGVYKKYLPNPDSVRSLSQRSTLFNNLACLYDGLGKSDEAIALFQKSLLILEEQNMSESEQFASTINNMALCYKRMGNYPMAEKLYEKAKEIRYEVIGEADTRYANTCNNIAALYSAQGKIQEAILMYQKVEKLHLDNGRKFTKEYAFVCNNLGAMYARTKNYKLAEYYYTTSKNIREKILGKNSQDYAQSCSNLASLYILTKKLDSAKKELKNAIEIIQKNEGKSGPQHIKYLHNQAEIYFAEKNFSSAESLLVDIIANAKKLFPDNHPQMSAFKKSLAKAYKNQNKVDLADKLYLEIIDAKIAEIKQNFSNLSQSDKESYIQRNLNDYLSEFYLHVALRHSHNPQLAQKAFDVANLTKGMVINSSNKVRKALLNSNDTSLTQTFLKWQNLQKEIVKITSMTLNEQKKRKVNLDSLVLLSNQYEKKLSYAADFKSIKENDNVSYADIQAKLSAKQAAIEIIRVQDEQEVLYLILILKKNCPTPDVVVIPGGQRLETEHLVNYKRSIRHKIHDPHSYNVFWKPIQERLQGIKKVYISNDGVYHLINLNTLQNPVTKAYVMDEIEITYLTNTKNLVLNVVHSNQKDTKKTTYLVGNPTFEINSTISVKPDSLRTFDNLYPLPGSEQEVLSIAKIIPNSTVIIGAQATESKIKEIVKDAHILHVATHGYFEMQKNDNPMFSMLNAGILLAGVVDYGKRTDLNISTEEDGKLTAFEIMNMELNHVELFTLSACETGVSIFNENGIYGLQRALKIAGAASIITSLWKVDDQATQLLMFKFYMNWQQKKMNKSSAFIKAQYEVRKQYPEPYYWGPFVMIQ
- a CDS encoding TonB-dependent receptor, encoding MKPFVFILLIGLAVHTFGQTLTQTIRGTVLDKETQTTLPGAIVICTKNNDTTIIAHTTTETEGTFRLTQIPIGRVDVIVKLTGYYPAVLKGIVLTSAKETVLTIELEEQITQTSEVIVEGNSKDQVNNEMALISTRTFSIDETSRYAGTRDDPARMASNFAGARGGDDSRNDLIIRGNSPLGVLWRYEGIDIPNPNHFALFGTTGGSVSMLNNRVLANSDFMTGAFTADYGNAIAAAFDVRMRNGNNEKYEFSGLIGVLGTELLAEGPFKKGKKSSFLVNYRYSTVQILEKLGIPFGVSGTPYYQDITFKLNMPTKKGVWTVFNLAGKSDITILESKRDTNDWTFGSTGRDRYFGSKMGVLGLSRLQHINEKTYLKCIAAISGSDMYSRHDTINPVDKKASPNYRNNFWQVKQDVHAFVHHKISAKHNIRVGIMTTIWRLHLVDSTYYGGTRNRFVTETNFQGVTGMQQSYIMLKSRLTEQITTSIGIHQQFFVFSKENVIEPRASAQWQFKPKHSIRVGYGLHHQIQPIYVYFQTNDAGEYVQKNLKMSRSHHVVAGYEWKINIASRLRIETYYQALSRIPVTDTSSSYSLLNLGANFRLVAPPTGLVNTGIGRNYGIEFTYERFFYKGYYLLGTLSVYRSEYQGSDKVWRHTAFDGTYISNVLAGKEWKVGKKKTTILGISGRVSVAGGMRYSPIDIEKSRLKREAVYIDELAYTLQFPMYRRVDIRLSVQKNTTKVTHKVSFDAANVFNFQNILTQSYDVTTDRIVYEYQLGFFPVLSYTIDF